In the Bacillus solimangrovi genome, GATGAACAAGCATTCGTAGAATCACGTATTGCTACATTAGAGAAAATGATCCGTGATGCAGTCATCATTGAAGAAGCTCAAGGGGAAACAGATGTCGTTTCATTAGGAAAATCAGTAACATTCACAGAACTTCCTGGTGATGAAGAGGAAACGTATACGATTGTTGGAAGTGCAGAGGCTGATCCATTTGAAGGTCGTATTTCTAATGATTCACCGATGGCGAAAAGCTTATTAGGACGTTCAGTCGGTGAAGAAGTAGTCGTTCAAACACCAGGTGGAGAAATGAC is a window encoding:
- the greA gene encoding transcription elongation factor GreA gives rise to the protein MAEEKGYYMTEEGKTKLENELEYLKTEKRKEVVERIKIARGFGDLSENSEYDAAKDEQAFVESRIATLEKMIRDAVIIEEAQGETDVVSLGKSVTFTELPGDEEETYTIVGSAEADPFEGRISNDSPMAKSLLGRSVGEEVVVQTPGGEMTVKIVSVN